A genomic region of Caldicellulosiruptor acetigenus contains the following coding sequences:
- a CDS encoding dynamin family protein yields the protein MNRIMTDNDVLNVLQNYALDDNDKAAALFVKSITKDQLLDFNTANELLMNLLINTGEKKEAAAFLASNIEEICNHDMHILVRYLPFVEWDGISLNILKSHNQNHHFVRLVIDVAEGSLKNNKKSFARNLMQLYNEILTEKVRKNDILNNIDIFKDAVLNALSLLDEESAQIFYDFLNEILNLMMKSIANAIGVSSEIKRELNENLLKELGDLVREKKISSIKRITEQYYNSLVFVSSPMKDEAQSIFVFTGLNNYFENIKKRFQIGRTTRFSSYTRNVINDINKTLIRILSNIKNKQLNIDEGLSTVYKELKKLKYLYSYEHLLETWFLYYLCSIQLSLYKKDFSKTFENIEVAKDRFRSRFNKGINPVIYHADKIIDFYSHILLGNYNEADDVLNMLKKEYEELGWLSSILDQDAVFGYGKYDFETARKIVAEILDDIRLLADNKMIDERELERIKKLVRVARKKIKQNELRISIVGETSVGKTTFLNRLFNTDLFFVTQEEATAVPIEIRKSFEKSIRIEVLNSDDSIEKILFAYDYFDGLKEEKSIKGILYFDKEKLKSALYSGLPFSSFVEKDVVQNVDVKEFLREYTAVQNFDSPKFIKKVKVYLPIDELPDDVVIIDTPGFNANEKRSDIASDVVKNSHICLFLIDARNALKAEEMKKISMVKEYASKVFFVLNKMDLVIGDDDLDCDGPDSAEQLIQRVRENLQEVLELDRVFLYPVVSVNVSRNSPAFVYSENVEKLKKELFEEAMAQKYEYIFDYLIREFASISGNIITIYKNKLGEYERMIEELKKKIPISPQWILDHLYKSLGASIEGNIRIYINNMNLAMQKFFNLGRLQFSEWMEEIYSESYLKNGYEQKAKAIANFIVDNIAKARVAELNKLNKTLVKGSEIIVMKFFENADIDLRERLKSTLQKVSYIEFAIDENINNKLTYFNDGFEKGFWGAVGGAILGTFILGPIGTVLGGLLGNWLFKPSIEDLKREASKQFEDALIKLEKAISDELVKEIDYNKAGSYVQNIVNSLDELLNRYATEIEQKRNEQIKTRNELLRKVIALNADIAKIGYKMYYLNKWRQNRILEE from the coding sequence ATGAATAGGATAATGACTGATAATGATGTTCTGAATGTTTTACAAAACTATGCTTTAGATGATAATGACAAAGCAGCAGCATTGTTTGTGAAAAGCATAACAAAGGATCAACTTTTGGACTTTAATACTGCAAATGAACTTTTGATGAATTTGTTGATAAATACTGGTGAGAAGAAGGAAGCAGCTGCCTTTTTGGCAAGTAATATTGAGGAAATATGCAATCATGATATGCATATATTGGTGAGATACCTTCCCTTTGTTGAGTGGGATGGTATCTCACTAAATATTTTAAAAAGCCATAATCAAAACCACCATTTTGTAAGGCTTGTTATTGATGTTGCGGAGGGAAGTTTGAAAAATAACAAGAAAAGTTTTGCTAGAAATTTGATGCAGCTGTATAATGAGATTCTTACAGAAAAAGTTAGAAAAAATGATATATTGAATAATATTGATATTTTCAAAGATGCTGTACTCAATGCCTTGAGCCTTTTAGATGAGGAAAGTGCTCAGATATTTTATGACTTCTTAAATGAGATTTTGAATTTAATGATGAAGAGTATAGCTAATGCAATAGGTGTAAGCAGTGAGATTAAAAGAGAATTAAATGAAAACTTGCTGAAAGAGCTTGGGGATTTAGTGAGAGAAAAGAAAATAAGTAGTATAAAAAGGATTACAGAGCAATACTACAACAGTTTGGTATTTGTAAGTAGTCCCATGAAGGATGAGGCTCAAAGCATATTTGTATTTACTGGATTGAACAATTATTTTGAGAATATCAAGAAAAGGTTTCAAATTGGAAGAACAACAAGGTTTAGTTCCTACACAAGAAATGTTATAAATGATATAAATAAGACGTTAATCAGGATACTATCTAACATAAAAAATAAGCAGTTAAATATAGATGAAGGATTAAGCACAGTTTATAAAGAATTGAAGAAGCTGAAATACTTATATAGCTATGAACATCTGCTTGAGACATGGTTTTTATATTATCTATGCAGTATTCAGCTTTCTTTATATAAAAAAGATTTTTCGAAAACATTTGAAAATATAGAAGTAGCAAAAGATAGATTCCGTTCCAGATTTAATAAAGGCATAAACCCTGTTATTTACCATGCAGATAAAATAATTGATTTTTATAGCCATATTCTTTTGGGCAATTACAACGAAGCTGATGATGTGCTGAATATGCTGAAAAAGGAATATGAAGAGCTCGGGTGGTTGAGTTCAATTTTAGATCAAGATGCTGTTTTTGGTTATGGCAAGTATGATTTTGAAACTGCTCGCAAAATTGTAGCTGAGATATTGGATGATATTAGATTGTTGGCTGACAATAAAATGATTGATGAACGTGAGCTTGAAAGAATAAAAAAGCTTGTGAGAGTAGCAAGAAAAAAGATAAAACAAAATGAACTTAGGATTTCCATTGTTGGTGAGACAAGTGTTGGTAAAACAACATTTTTAAACAGACTTTTTAATACTGATTTGTTTTTTGTGACTCAGGAAGAAGCAACTGCTGTTCCCATTGAAATAAGGAAATCTTTTGAAAAGAGCATTAGAATAGAGGTTTTGAACAGCGATGATTCGATTGAAAAAATACTTTTTGCCTATGATTATTTTGATGGTTTAAAAGAAGAGAAATCTATAAAGGGAATTTTATATTTTGACAAAGAAAAACTAAAAAGTGCACTTTACAGTGGGTTGCCGTTTTCAAGTTTTGTAGAAAAAGATGTTGTGCAGAATGTGGATGTAAAAGAATTTTTAAGGGAGTACACAGCAGTACAAAATTTTGATTCACCAAAATTTATTAAAAAAGTCAAAGTATACTTACCAATTGACGAACTACCAGATGATGTTGTTATTATTGATACCCCTGGATTTAATGCAAATGAGAAAAGAAGCGACATAGCGTCAGATGTTGTAAAGAACAGCCATATTTGTTTATTTTTAATTGATGCACGAAATGCCTTAAAAGCTGAAGAAATGAAAAAGATTTCTATGGTAAAAGAGTATGCGAGCAAGGTGTTTTTTGTTTTGAATAAAATGGATTTGGTTATTGGTGATGACGACTTGGATTGTGATGGGCCTGATAGTGCTGAACAACTGATACAAAGAGTAAGAGAAAATTTGCAGGAAGTTTTGGAGCTTGACAGGGTTTTTCTTTATCCAGTTGTTTCTGTTAATGTAAGTAGAAACAGTCCTGCTTTTGTATATTCGGAAAATGTAGAAAAACTAAAAAAAGAGCTATTTGAAGAGGCCATGGCTCAAAAATATGAATACATATTTGATTATTTAATAAGAGAATTTGCGAGCATATCAGGCAATATCATAACAATTTATAAAAACAAGCTTGGCGAATACGAAAGAATGATAGAGGAGCTAAAGAAGAAAATACCCATTAGTCCTCAATGGATACTTGACCATCTATATAAGAGTTTGGGAGCAAGTATAGAAGGGAATATAAGGATCTATATAAACAATATGAACTTAGCAATGCAAAAATTTTTCAATTTAGGGAGACTGCAGTTTAGTGAATGGATGGAAGAAATTTATTCGGAAAGCTATCTCAAAAATGGTTACGAACAAAAAGCAAAGGCTATTGCAAACTTTATAGTTGATAACATAGCTAAAGCAAGGGTGGCTGAACTTAATAAATTAAATAAGACTTTAGTTAAGGGTTCTGAAATTATTGTTATGAAATTCTTTGAGAATGCAGATATTGATTTGAGAGAAAGGCTTAAAAGCACTTTGCAGAAAGTTTCTTATATCGAGTTTGCTATTGATGAGAACATTAATAATAAGCTTACATATTTCAATGATGGATTTGAAAAAGGTTTTTGGGGTGCTGTAGGTGGAGCTATATTAGGGACTTTTATATTGGGACCAATTGGTACTGTTTTAGGTGGGCTTCTAGGGAATTGGTTGTTTAAGCCATCGATTGAAGATTTAAAGAGAGAGGCTAGTAAACAATTTGAAGATGCATTGATAAAACTTGAGAAGGCTATCTCAGATGAGCTTGTTAAAGAGATTGACTATAATAAAGCAGGATCATATGTGCAAAATATAGTGAACAGTCTTGATGAACTTTTAAATAGATATGCAACAGAAATTGAGCAAAAAAGAAATGAGCAGATAAAAACGAGAAATGAGCTTTTGAGGAAAGTTATTGCTCTGAATGCTGACATTGCAAAGATAGGGTATAAAATGTACTACTTAAACAAATGGAGGCAGAACAGGATTTTAGAAGAATAG
- a CDS encoding coiled-coil domain-containing protein translates to MHDLIKPLVKLLWQSEDDFTEDLDFYFGKSEKPLRYEDYEGRADENDSFDKFLTNNKLLFAEYIYKKKCYSYKKNNDRNKLKEYWEKVKEKMDRNLAEVEKELVKKKATKLDIAKLAATLIKISGEFEADMNELKAEIDKKLAELNQTKENVETAYKRIEDFKNNIEGNLSGLREYVKSLKEEINSLNKEQEILKKQISSDISNIMTKIQTNYNEITTLKKKIEGKTEEFYNFAQKTNQDISFLRDNFKTEMDKFKDEFYAFRSETLSQLDSFKDETREKMNNMSGLMWKLILPLYMALIFILLKIFNILN, encoded by the coding sequence ATGCATGATTTGATAAAACCGCTTGTAAAGCTTTTATGGCAATCTGAAGATGACTTTACAGAGGATTTGGACTTTTATTTTGGAAAAAGTGAGAAACCACTGAGGTATGAAGATTATGAAGGTAGAGCTGATGAAAATGACTCATTTGATAAATTCTTAACAAATAACAAATTGCTTTTTGCAGAATACATATATAAGAAAAAATGTTATTCATATAAAAAAAACAATGATCGTAATAAGCTAAAAGAATACTGGGAGAAGGTGAAAGAAAAAATGGATAGAAATTTAGCAGAGGTTGAGAAAGAGCTTGTTAAGAAAAAAGCAACAAAGCTGGATATTGCAAAGCTTGCTGCAACTTTAATTAAAATAAGCGGAGAATTTGAGGCTGATATGAACGAGTTAAAGGCTGAGATTGACAAAAAATTAGCAGAATTGAATCAGACCAAAGAAAATGTTGAAACAGCTTATAAGCGCATAGAGGATTTTAAAAACAATATTGAAGGAAACCTTTCTGGTTTAAGAGAATATGTTAAAAGTCTTAAAGAAGAAATAAATAGTTTAAATAAAGAACAAGAAATACTGAAAAAACAAATCTCTTCAGATATTAGCAATATAATGACAAAAATACAGACTAATTATAATGAAATCACAACTTTAAAAAAGAAAATAGAGGGAAAAACTGAAGAATTTTATAATTTCGCTCAAAAAACAAACCAAGATATATCATTTCTGAGAGATAATTTTAAAACAGAAATGGATAAATTTAAAGATGAATTTTACGCTTTTAGATCTGAAACTTTATCACAACTTGATAGCTTTAAAGATGAAACAAGGGAAAAAATGAATAATATGTCAGGTTTAATGTGGAAGTTGATATTGCCTTTGTATATGGCTTTGATATTCATATTATTAAAAATCTTTAATATCCTAAACTGA
- a CDS encoding DUF6922 domain-containing protein — protein sequence MTTNGVNIPEFLRYLFWDTDFTKLDAREHKEHIISRILEYGNIEAYRWLFRTYSEEEIAEVVKNSLNISPPTAYMMANVLDIPLEEIRCLRRKVFPEIP from the coding sequence ATGACTACCAACGGTGTAAACATTCCTGAATTTCTGCGTTATCTTTTTTGGGATACAGATTTTACAAAATTGGACGCAAGAGAGCATAAGGAACATATTATATCGCGCATACTGGAATATGGCAATATAGAAGCATACCGCTGGTTGTTTAGGACATATTCTGAAGAAGAAATAGCTGAGGTGGTAAAGAACAGTTTGAACATATCGCCACCAACAGCTTATATGATGGCAAATGTTCTGGATATTCCACTAGAAGAGATTAGGTGCCTACGGAGAAAAGTGTTTCCAGAGATACCCTAA
- a CDS encoding nucleotidyl transferase AbiEii/AbiGii toxin family protein: protein MDSAKITDSEWTFGGDTALALYFQHRESKDIDIFLTDAQYLPFLSPRLNKAAKKIVNDYTEASNFVKLRFPKGEVNFIIAPHLTKNYYCIKEINGRQICIETPEEIITKNFLQG, encoded by the coding sequence TTGGATAGTGCAAAGATAACTGATAGTGAGTGGACGTTTGGTGGGGATACAGCTCTTGCTTTGTATTTTCAGCATAGAGAAAGCAAAGATATTGATATTTTTCTGACAGATGCACAGTATCTTCCCTTTCTCTCGCCAAGGCTTAATAAAGCGGCAAAAAAGATAGTCAACGATTATACCGAAGCTTCTAATTTTGTAAAATTAAGATTTCCTAAAGGCGAAGTGAATTTCATTATTGCACCGCATTTAACTAAAAATTATTACTGTATCAAGGAAATTAATGGCAGGCAAATATGTATTGAAACACCAGAAGAAATAATTACCAAAAATTTTTTACAGGGCTGA
- a CDS encoding nucleotidyl transferase AbiEii/AbiGii toxin family protein has translation MKLQCKFANMQSYRNVVVRISPFIFIKAATPDEILADKIVAISLRKNLQGRDMWDIYYLLDQLSNKHNVHTDYELIMKKFLDYNCQPSGIAEKITSAVDQIEKRGLSEFRQEMLKVFPRPAYNLFESKFTTVVEIVRKVLTDALCKFSEGR, from the coding sequence TTGAAACTCCAATGTAAGTTTGCAAACATGCAGTCGTACAGAAACGTAGTAGTAAGAATATCACCTTTCATTTTCATTAAAGCTGCAACTCCTGATGAAATACTTGCTGATAAAATAGTTGCAATCTCCTTAAGAAAAAATCTCCAAGGCAGAGATATGTGGGACATATATTATCTTCTTGATCAACTCAGTAATAAACACAATGTACATACTGACTATGAACTTATTATGAAGAAATTTTTAGATTACAACTGCCAACCTTCCGGGATAGCTGAAAAAATAACTTCAGCTGTTGATCAAATTGAAAAGAGAGGACTTTCAGAGTTTCGGCAGGAGATGCTTAAAGTTTTTCCCCGGCCAGCTTATAATCTTTTTGAATCTAAATTCACCACAGTAGTAGAAATTGTCCGCAAAGTTTTGACAGATGCATTATGTAAATTTTCGGAAGGTAGATAA
- a CDS encoding AbrB/MazE/SpoVT family DNA-binding domain-containing protein: protein MIQATSKITGRGQVQLPAEIRKVIGGEIGDTVLFTMQDDGKVVIEVIKKRKLSELGGSLKSSVAFTDLEHEANSTKEIWVNKRVKGTQ, encoded by the coding sequence ATGATACAGGCAACGTCAAAGATTACTGGAAGGGGTCAAGTACAACTGCCAGCTGAGATAAGGAAAGTTATTGGTGGGGAGATAGGGGACACTGTACTTTTCACGATGCAGGACGACGGCAAAGTTGTAATTGAAGTGATAAAGAAGCGAAAACTATCAGAGTTGGGCGGTTCTCTGAAGTCATCAGTTGCGTTCACGGATTTGGAACATGAAGCAAATAGCACAAAAGAAATCTGGGTAAACAAGAGAGTGAAGGGGACACAGTAA
- a CDS encoding PIN domain-containing protein, which produces MEKVWIDANVILRYLLQDHQEFFQKAQKIMLEAEQGKLKLLVAPITIAEVVWTLESFYKIPRKEIADVLSAFICSDGIEAEEADVVLFALKSYKESNVDFIDAYLSHHMAKLGNNKIFTFDKKHFSRLDVEILNTD; this is translated from the coding sequence ATGGAAAAGGTTTGGATTGATGCAAATGTTATTTTGAGATACCTTCTGCAAGACCACCAGGAGTTTTTCCAGAAAGCTCAGAAGATTATGCTCGAAGCGGAGCAGGGGAAGTTAAAACTGCTTGTTGCTCCAATCACGATTGCAGAGGTTGTATGGACTTTAGAATCGTTTTATAAGATACCAAGGAAGGAGATAGCTGATGTTCTAAGTGCTTTCATATGCTCTGATGGTATTGAAGCAGAGGAAGCTGATGTTGTTCTTTTTGCACTCAAAAGCTACAAGGAAAGCAATGTTGATTTCATTGATGCATATCTTTCTCATCACATGGCAAAGTTGGGGAACAACAAGATATTCACTTTTGATAAGAAACATTTTTCACGACTTGATGTAGAAATTTTGAATACAGATTAA
- a CDS encoding IS256 family transposase: protein MEKNEIFETAKNMAIEQVLNMYCSKDDPTRPALKQLLENLLEWFMLSERNIYLAKNQNDKGNGFYDRTLATSVGTLEISVPRARSGNFRPSILPEPYKRVDDSYTALLMSLVASGYSESSLLQTLKNLNLPYSENEILKIKEDLKNELQLFKQRELPSSAFALIIDGYHCEIKDNSKVKQATCYVVLGIDLEGKKDIFGVYTFFGKENKADWTKVFEDLITRGLKEVLIVISDDFPGIIDAVKLAYPLADHQLCFVHLQRNVRKHMSKEDASAFNKSLDKLRISSSDFDEAVLKFKELCKEYLVKYPRFVKGISEKAEFYLAHMKYPEELRKHIYTTNAVESINSIIEKIRVNSGGYFQSIDVLEINVYLQRENLRRTKWKNGVPSIRKCLNNITQLYNLRYKLETQNS from the coding sequence ATGGAGAAAAATGAAATTTTTGAAACTGCAAAAAACATGGCTATTGAACAAGTTCTAAACATGTATTGTTCCAAAGATGACCCTACTCGCCCAGCTTTAAAGCAACTTTTAGAAAACTTGCTCGAGTGGTTTATGTTGTCTGAAAGAAATATTTATCTTGCTAAAAACCAAAATGACAAAGGTAATGGTTTTTACGATAGAACACTCGCAACCTCTGTTGGAACACTCGAGATTTCTGTGCCAAGAGCTCGCTCCGGAAATTTTAGACCTTCTATTCTACCTGAACCATATAAAAGAGTTGATGATTCTTACACCGCCCTACTTATGTCTTTAGTCGCAAGCGGTTATTCTGAAAGCTCTCTCCTTCAAACATTGAAAAACTTAAATCTTCCTTATTCCGAAAACGAAATCCTAAAAATCAAAGAAGACCTCAAAAATGAACTTCAATTATTTAAACAAAGAGAATTACCTTCAAGTGCCTTCGCACTTATTATTGATGGTTACCACTGTGAAATCAAAGATAATTCTAAGGTTAAACAGGCTACTTGTTATGTTGTGCTTGGTATCGACTTAGAAGGTAAAAAAGACATTTTTGGTGTTTACACTTTCTTCGGCAAAGAAAATAAGGCTGATTGGACAAAAGTATTTGAAGACTTAATTACAAGAGGTCTTAAGGAAGTTCTAATTGTCATAAGCGATGACTTTCCTGGCATCATAGACGCTGTCAAACTTGCTTATCCTCTTGCAGACCATCAACTATGTTTTGTCCACCTTCAACGCAACGTTAGAAAACATATGTCAAAAGAAGACGCTTCAGCTTTTAACAAAAGTTTAGACAAACTTAGAATTTCTTCATCTGATTTTGATGAAGCTGTATTGAAATTTAAAGAACTTTGTAAAGAATACCTTGTAAAATATCCTCGCTTTGTCAAGGGAATATCCGAAAAAGCAGAGTTCTATCTTGCCCATATGAAATATCCTGAAGAATTAAGAAAGCATATTTATACCACAAACGCTGTTGAAAGTATCAACAGTATAATTGAGAAAATTAGAGTAAATTCAGGTGGGTATTTTCAGTCTATTGATGTTTTAGAAATTAATGTTTACTTACAACGTGAGAATTTACGCCGCACAAAATGGAAAAATGGAGTTCCCAGTATTAGAAAATGTCTTAATAATATAACCCAACTTTACAACTTACGTTATAAATTGGAAACACAAAATTCTTGA